In one Candidatus Nitronereus thalassa genomic region, the following are encoded:
- the terL gene encoding phage terminase large subunit: MMSDDEKRVFHALLRADLEAFIAKAFQIVSPGDVFLSNWHITVIADFLMRVYRGEITRLLITMPPRSLKSICVSIAFVAWLLGKDPTKRIINVSYGYELASKLARDTRAVMESEFYRQVFPWTQLMRNAELDLETTQKGIRYATSVGGSLTGRGGNLLIIDDPAKPQDMLSKVKRDTLKQWYDGTLYSRLDNKVEGAIIHVMQRLHVDDLVAHVLGKERWVHLNLPAIAEFPQSFTLSDGRIWKRKPGSLLHPERESMEVLEAIQSMIGSYNFSAQYQQQPVPEDGNLIKWKWFQRYDTPPAFERGDKIVQSWDTASKAAELADYSVCTTWHQKGDDYYLLEVLRLRLDYPDLRKMVISHAQKFFTHTLLIEDTASGMALIQDIRDMRIDNFPRPIGIKPQGEKVMRLSNHSATIEAGHVHLPQKASWLEEFKAEFLAFPQAHYDDQVDSVSQFLTWQVERRRHYIAQGDF, translated from the coding sequence ATGATGTCGGATGATGAGAAGAGAGTATTTCATGCGCTTCTGCGTGCGGATTTGGAAGCCTTCATTGCCAAGGCTTTTCAGATTGTCTCACCGGGGGACGTCTTTTTATCGAATTGGCATATTACCGTCATTGCTGATTTTTTGATGCGAGTCTATCGCGGTGAGATCACGCGGTTACTAATTACCATGCCGCCGCGCAGTCTGAAGTCCATCTGTGTGTCGATCGCGTTTGTGGCGTGGCTCTTAGGCAAAGATCCCACGAAACGCATCATCAATGTAAGCTATGGGTACGAACTGGCCTCTAAGCTGGCGCGGGATACCCGCGCAGTCATGGAGAGTGAGTTTTACCGCCAGGTGTTTCCATGGACGCAGCTGATGCGTAATGCCGAGCTGGATCTGGAAACCACGCAAAAGGGGATTCGGTATGCCACGTCGGTGGGAGGCTCGCTCACGGGACGTGGTGGCAACCTACTCATTATTGATGACCCGGCGAAACCGCAGGACATGTTATCCAAAGTGAAACGAGATACGCTGAAGCAATGGTATGACGGGACCCTCTACTCCCGACTGGATAACAAAGTCGAAGGAGCCATCATTCATGTGATGCAACGATTACATGTCGATGATTTGGTCGCTCATGTGTTAGGGAAAGAACGCTGGGTGCATCTCAACTTACCCGCCATTGCTGAATTCCCTCAATCCTTTACGTTGTCAGATGGACGCATTTGGAAACGAAAACCAGGTTCCCTTCTGCACCCGGAACGTGAATCGATGGAGGTGCTTGAGGCGATCCAATCCATGATCGGGAGTTATAACTTTTCCGCTCAATATCAGCAGCAACCCGTGCCTGAAGACGGCAACCTCATCAAGTGGAAGTGGTTTCAACGATACGATACGCCACCGGCCTTTGAGCGGGGGGATAAAATTGTCCAGTCGTGGGACACGGCGTCGAAAGCGGCGGAGCTTGCGGATTACTCCGTGTGTACGACCTGGCATCAGAAGGGTGATGATTACTATCTTCTGGAGGTCTTGCGACTGCGCTTGGATTATCCAGATCTTCGAAAAATGGTGATTTCTCATGCCCAGAAGTTTTTTACGCACACGCTTTTGATTGAAGATACGGCGTCTGGGATGGCTCTCATTCAAGACATTCGAGATATGCGGATTGATAACTTCCCACGGCCCATTGGCATTAAGCCGCAAGGAGAAAAAGTAATGCGGCTCTCGAATCATTCGGCCACGATTGAAGCGGGTCATGTGCATCTGCCTCAGAAAGCGTCCTGGCTTGAAGAATTTAAAGCCGAGTTTTTAGCCTTTCCGCAAGCTCACTACGATGACCAAGTGGATAGTGTGTCGCAATTTCTCACGTGGCAGGTGGAACGGCGTCGTCACTATATTGCTCAGGGGGACTTTTAG
- a CDS encoding TolC family protein, which produces MKLVQRICWKCLLLSTFFLGLSWPISAGAQISSNEIIQLGPLIQEALQNNPELVAEQALVEAMIERVPQSKSLEDPELTLRLWNTPNSLDVTRSDRTIIGLGQQFPYPGTLSQQEHIAEKVVEQAEQRLAGKKREIIAAVKVAYYELFYAHQAIEIHHQEAKRLKQFFDAATAKFRVGKGTQVDVLKAQVEQSKWFQHLPILEQQKQTARAHLNTMLNRDAEASLGVPLEPMSEPKPLSWEHLQNQAVQQRPEILEAGLAVQQFDSTIKLAELQTYPHLRVEAQRWLNRNEEDGFGGIVSINLPFAFWTKPKIEVELLKVQKEMTSAHNAVFVARASLNSLTGKPLETQFKIQGSFKSWSEDMNLNTLITQALHQHPTREKFQKLLAQAQQRLREEKLTRVPNVTLSGSYERDAGRESFLGGLTVPLPLWYQREGEIANALGTQHEIEADLLKWKNDTMKEVTQNFHQSQANAAQINTYKKGLLKQAEEAVRIARVSFQYGQASLLEMLDAQRVLWHTILEYTKAQYDLSIALTELERSIGGEIL; this is translated from the coding sequence ATGAAACTAGTACAAAGAATTTGCTGGAAGTGTTTGTTGCTCAGCACCTTTTTTCTTGGACTGTCTTGGCCCATCTCGGCAGGGGCTCAGATTTCAAGCAACGAGATCATACAACTTGGTCCACTCATTCAAGAGGCGCTTCAAAACAATCCGGAATTGGTAGCGGAACAAGCCCTGGTTGAAGCGATGATTGAGCGGGTTCCGCAAAGCAAATCTTTGGAGGATCCCGAATTAACTCTTCGCCTATGGAATACACCAAACTCATTGGATGTGACACGGTCGGACAGAACCATCATTGGACTCGGCCAACAATTTCCTTATCCCGGTACCTTATCTCAGCAGGAACACATTGCTGAGAAAGTGGTGGAACAAGCTGAACAACGCTTGGCGGGGAAGAAACGCGAAATTATTGCGGCAGTGAAGGTAGCTTACTATGAATTGTTTTATGCCCACCAAGCCATTGAGATTCATCATCAGGAGGCCAAGCGTCTCAAGCAATTTTTTGATGCGGCGACAGCCAAATTCCGTGTTGGCAAAGGGACCCAAGTGGATGTATTAAAAGCTCAAGTCGAACAGTCGAAGTGGTTTCAGCACCTTCCAATTCTTGAACAGCAAAAGCAGACAGCTCGGGCGCACCTCAACACGATGTTAAATCGTGATGCTGAGGCTTCGTTGGGGGTCCCCCTCGAACCGATGAGTGAGCCAAAGCCCCTTTCATGGGAGCATCTTCAAAACCAAGCTGTTCAGCAGCGGCCGGAAATCCTCGAAGCTGGGTTGGCAGTGCAGCAATTCGATTCCACGATCAAACTGGCAGAACTCCAAACCTATCCCCACCTTCGCGTGGAGGCGCAGCGCTGGCTGAACCGCAATGAAGAAGATGGATTCGGCGGCATTGTGTCCATCAACCTTCCGTTTGCCTTTTGGACGAAGCCCAAAATTGAAGTGGAGTTATTAAAAGTTCAAAAAGAAATGACGAGCGCTCACAATGCTGTTTTTGTAGCGAGGGCGTCCTTAAACTCCCTCACAGGAAAGCCTTTGGAAACACAATTTAAGATTCAAGGAAGCTTTAAATCATGGTCCGAAGATATGAATCTCAATACCCTGATCACACAAGCCCTTCACCAACATCCCACCCGAGAGAAATTTCAGAAACTCCTCGCGCAAGCCCAACAACGTCTTAGGGAAGAAAAACTCACACGGGTTCCCAATGTCACTCTCAGCGGCTCCTATGAACGCGATGCGGGACGTGAGTCCTTCTTAGGAGGGCTGACCGTGCCTCTTCCCCTTTGGTATCAGCGTGAGGGAGAAATTGCTAATGCGTTAGGCACACAACATGAAATCGAAGCAGATCTTTTAAAATGGAAAAACGACACCATGAAAGAAGTGACTCAGAACTTCCATCAGTCACAGGCTAATGCGGCGCAAATCAATACCTATAAAAAAGGCCTTCTCAAACAAGCAGAAGAAGCCGTACGAATTGCCCGAGTCAGTTTTCAATATGGCCAAGCGAGTCTTCTGGAAATGCTAGATGCGCAACGTGTTCTATGGCACACCATCCTGGAGTACACAAAAGCTCAATACGACCTTTCAATTGCCCTTACGGAACTTGAGCGGTCAATAGGTGGGGAAATCTTGTGA
- a CDS encoding DUF2924 domain-containing protein, whose amino-acid sequence MPSSHLSIDSLYHKSTPELLQIWTNVVGPPPRCTSAREFLLLGLAWQLQAQQCGGLVPSVQRRLKTLQKKVRANDSTHVQNTPSRFQPGTVLVKEWQGRRYTVMVQDRGFAYNGTTYQSLSAIARLITGTRWNGPVFFGLRQPSQKKTQ is encoded by the coding sequence GTGCCATCTTCTCATCTTTCCATCGATTCGCTGTATCATAAGTCCACACCTGAACTGCTGCAGATCTGGACCAATGTGGTTGGCCCACCCCCGAGATGTACTAGTGCTCGAGAATTCCTGTTGCTGGGATTAGCCTGGCAACTGCAAGCTCAGCAATGTGGAGGACTGGTTCCTTCCGTGCAACGACGCTTGAAAACACTCCAGAAAAAAGTTCGTGCGAACGATTCAACCCACGTTCAGAACACGCCTTCCCGCTTTCAACCTGGAACTGTTTTAGTCAAGGAATGGCAAGGCCGACGCTATACCGTCATGGTGCAGGACCGCGGCTTTGCCTATAACGGCACAACGTATCAGAGTTTATCCGCCATCGCCCGATTGATTACGGGCACCCGCTGGAATGGTCCGGTCTTTTTCGGCTTACGGCAACCATCACAAAAGAAGACACAATAA
- a CDS encoding DNA methyltransferase: MKHCLRDIHINHQLIEALHPYSRNPRTHSKKQIQKLVDSIRTFGFTNPILIDATKRVIAGHGRLAAAKLLGLETVPTICLEYLTEEQVRAYVIADNRLAELAGWDRELLALELQYLDELEIDFDLTITGFDTSEIDVMIEGLDPVGNDDEANEIPAMDTALPPVSREGDLFLLGPHRLLCGDARHKESYQQLMGSHPAHMVFVDPPYNVPMAGHAVGLGSIQHHDFAMAAGEMSEGEFTAFLQALFSHLTAFSQDGAIHFICMDWRHLYELLTAARSAYHEIKNLVVWNKSNGGMGSFYRSKHELILVAKNGPQPHINNFELGQQGRYRTNVWDYAGVNAFREGRLEELSMHPTVKPVALVADAIKDCSHRNGIILDCCAGSGTTLMAAEQTGRKAYVMELDPRYVDTAILRWQSYTGYEAFHAKTGQTFEERRKEVGHE, encoded by the coding sequence ATGAAACACTGTCTGCGTGACATACACATCAATCATCAGCTTATTGAGGCCCTCCATCCCTATTCTCGCAATCCACGAACGCATAGCAAGAAACAAATCCAGAAACTTGTTGATAGCATCCGGACCTTTGGATTCACGAATCCTATTCTTATTGATGCAACTAAGCGAGTCATCGCTGGCCATGGGCGACTCGCAGCCGCGAAACTTCTTGGATTGGAAACCGTTCCGACGATCTGTCTGGAGTATCTGACCGAGGAGCAGGTTCGAGCCTATGTAATCGCCGACAATCGTTTGGCCGAATTGGCTGGTTGGGATAGGGAGCTCTTAGCCCTTGAACTTCAATATTTAGACGAGTTGGAAATCGACTTCGATCTCACCATTACCGGATTCGACACGTCAGAAATTGACGTGATGATCGAGGGTCTTGATCCCGTGGGCAACGATGACGAGGCGAATGAGATTCCCGCTATGGATACCGCCTTGCCGCCGGTTAGTCGAGAAGGTGATCTGTTTCTGTTAGGCCCTCATCGCTTGTTGTGTGGTGATGCGAGACACAAAGAATCCTATCAGCAGTTGATGGGATCACATCCGGCACACATGGTCTTTGTTGATCCGCCCTACAACGTGCCCATGGCCGGGCATGCCGTGGGTCTTGGCTCTATCCAGCATCACGACTTCGCTATGGCTGCTGGCGAAATGTCTGAAGGCGAGTTCACGGCATTTCTTCAAGCGCTGTTTAGTCATCTGACGGCCTTCAGTCAGGATGGTGCCATCCACTTTATCTGTATGGATTGGCGGCATCTGTATGAATTGCTCACCGCAGCTCGGTCCGCGTACCACGAAATCAAGAATCTGGTTGTGTGGAACAAAAGTAATGGAGGCATGGGTTCGTTCTATCGGTCCAAACATGAACTGATTCTTGTCGCAAAGAATGGGCCACAACCACATATCAACAACTTTGAATTGGGCCAGCAGGGTCGCTACCGCACAAACGTCTGGGACTATGCCGGAGTCAATGCCTTTCGCGAAGGGCGGCTCGAGGAACTTTCCATGCACCCCACAGTGAAGCCCGTGGCCCTAGTCGCTGATGCTATCAAAGATTGTTCGCATCGAAATGGGATCATCCTGGATTGTTGTGCGGGGAGTGGCACGACCCTGATGGCCGCGGAACAAACCGGTCGCAAGGCGTATGTCATGGAGCTAGATCCAAGGTACGTCGATACCGCCATCCTGCGCTGGCAGTCCTACACCGGATACGAGGCGTTTCATGCCAAGACTGGGCAGACCTTCGAGGAACGACGAAAGGAGGTGGGCCATGAATGA
- a CDS encoding heavy metal-responsive transcriptional regulator: MKTLFIGTIAKQAGVPIKTIRYYEEVRLLPQPVRTSAGYRTYAFPIIDRLMFIKKAQTLGLTLKDIKTFLDLADRGHCPCGHVQHTLKQSLQGLRRKIADLKEIEKKLVGAMRQKCPPDFKPSGSAICPKIQRKPKQRRVMR; this comes from the coding sequence ATGAAGACTTTATTCATTGGAACTATCGCTAAACAGGCGGGGGTACCCATAAAAACCATCCGATACTATGAGGAGGTAAGATTGCTTCCCCAACCAGTACGCACTTCAGCAGGATATCGGACTTATGCGTTCCCCATAATTGACCGTCTGATGTTTATAAAGAAAGCCCAAACCCTTGGGCTCACGCTAAAGGATATTAAAACCTTCTTAGACCTGGCTGACCGGGGACATTGTCCATGCGGCCATGTGCAACACACACTCAAGCAAAGCCTTCAAGGACTTCGTCGGAAGATTGCCGACTTGAAAGAAATCGAAAAGAAGCTCGTGGGTGCCATGCGTCAGAAGTGTCCACCGGATTTCAAACCAAGCGGATCAGCTATTTGCCCCAAAATACAACGTAAACCTAAACAAAGGAGGGTCATGAGATGA
- a CDS encoding IS30 family transposase, whose amino-acid sequence MKHRTRIYFSAEQRADIWDRWQHGESMSSIGRLFERESSSIYPILASSGGIRPPTRKRSRFALSLSEREEISRGVARKQSIRGIALQIKRSPSTISRELTRNGGYDSYRASAADQAAWDRAHRPKRCKLARRRSLAKVVAAKLQQQWSPQQIAGWLKRQHPDREHERVSHETIYRSLYIQARGVLKKELQACLRTQRAIRRSKHASLKRQGLGKITNAVSIKDRPASVEDRAVPGHWEGDLIGGTHNSYIATLVERHSRYVMLAKIEKKDAETVAAALIKHAQRLPTELYQSLTWDRGTEMAKHQHFTLATDIAVYFCDPKSPWQRGSNENTNRLLRQYLPKGTDLSRHTQAQLNTVARQLNERPRKTLDYETPAEKFHACVAATG is encoded by the coding sequence ATGAAACACCGAACCCGCATTTACTTTAGTGCTGAACAGCGAGCGGACATTTGGGATCGATGGCAGCATGGCGAATCCATGAGTTCAATTGGCCGCCTCTTTGAGAGAGAGTCCTCCTCGATTTATCCTATTCTTGCGTCGAGCGGGGGAATTCGCCCTCCCACGAGAAAGCGGTCACGATTCGCCCTGAGCTTGTCGGAACGCGAAGAGATTTCCCGTGGGGTCGCCAGGAAGCAATCTATTCGCGGCATTGCTCTTCAGATCAAACGATCGCCCTCAACGATTAGTCGTGAACTCACTCGCAATGGGGGGTATGATAGCTATCGAGCTTCGGCAGCAGATCAAGCCGCCTGGGATCGCGCTCACCGACCCAAACGCTGCAAGCTTGCTCGCCGTCGCTCTTTAGCAAAAGTGGTTGCGGCCAAACTGCAACAGCAGTGGTCCCCCCAGCAAATCGCTGGGTGGTTGAAGAGACAACATCCTGATCGAGAACACGAACGCGTGTCCCACGAAACCATCTATCGCAGTCTGTATATTCAGGCGAGAGGCGTCTTGAAAAAGGAACTGCAGGCCTGTCTCCGAACCCAACGAGCCATTCGCCGATCGAAGCATGCGAGTCTGAAGCGCCAAGGATTGGGGAAAATCACCAATGCCGTCTCGATTAAGGACCGGCCCGCCTCGGTCGAAGATCGTGCGGTCCCTGGGCATTGGGAAGGCGACCTCATTGGCGGAACCCACAACAGTTATATTGCGACGTTAGTTGAGCGCCATTCGCGGTATGTCATGTTGGCCAAAATAGAAAAGAAGGATGCGGAAACCGTGGCGGCGGCCCTCATTAAGCATGCCCAGCGCCTCCCCACCGAACTGTATCAATCGTTGACCTGGGACCGAGGCACCGAGATGGCGAAGCATCAGCATTTCACCCTTGCCACGGATATTGCCGTATACTTTTGTGATCCGAAGAGTCCGTGGCAACGGGGATCCAATGAGAATACGAACCGACTGCTCAGGCAGTACCTTCCCAAGGGAACCGACTTATCCAGACACACGCAAGCCCAGCTGAATACAGTGGCTCGGCAATTGAACGAACGCCCGAGAAAAACTTTAGACTACGAAACACCAGCAGAGAAATTCCATGCCTGTGTTGCAGCGACCGGTTGA
- a CDS encoding DUF3147 family protein — protein sequence MSYYIIKLIITTLLIVLISEISKRSSFIGAILASAPLVSVLAMMWLYIDTRDALKITALSNSIFWLVLASLPLFLVLPLLLKAGVNFYLSMAMSISLTVLCYWLMVTVLDHFGVKL from the coding sequence TTGTCCTATTACATTATAAAGCTCATCATCACCACGCTCCTGATTGTTCTCATATCCGAAATATCGAAACGCAGTTCATTCATTGGTGCGATTTTGGCCTCTGCACCACTTGTTTCGGTCCTTGCGATGATGTGGCTGTATATCGATACACGAGACGCTTTAAAAATCACCGCACTCTCCAACAGTATCTTTTGGCTCGTATTAGCCTCCTTGCCACTATTTCTTGTGTTACCGTTATTGCTCAAAGCTGGAGTAAATTTTTATCTGAGCATGGCAATGAGTATCAGTTTAACGGTTCTCTGCTATTGGCTAATGGTCACCGTGCTCGATCACTTTGGAGTCAAACTGTAA
- a CDS encoding recombinase family protein — MTTRNAKRTTSQKSAKDQTHRKPPRLWCAVYTRKSSEEGLDQAFNSLDAQREAGEAYVKSQAPEGWCLCTTRYDDGGYSGGTLERPGVQHLLTDIQAKRIQIVVVYKVDRLTRSLRDFAKLVDLFDTHGVSFASVTQPVNTTTSTGRLMLNVLLSFAQFEREVTGERIRDKVLASKQKGLWMGGFPALGYDIQERTLVVNEAEAEVVRHIYEKYVALGSVGVLRKELEAKGYRSKRYQCRGGQIVGGGTFSRGHLYRILQNRLYRGEIEHKGQIYPGAHHAIIDERLWEKTQALLESHRQEFLTDARVASPSLLKGLLYDDVGNRMSPSHGRKGSRRYHYYISQAVLQYREHEAGSVARLPSHELEQLVNNQVIGTLTKEDGSQELAKRLVRMSDQEQCQVLRRIIQKVVVSRNKVRITLNLTGGLSLLDLTQDINNEEDAHPLQLEVPFTLVPRGGKHHILVNGSGDGVNAKPNAVLVRAVVRGYHWREQLLTGSNISLKQFAKEQAVKARYMMRLLRVSFLAPDIIEAILNGTQPVTMTLERFRRPIPLDWATQRQLFGFPPR, encoded by the coding sequence ATGACCACACGCAACGCCAAACGGACGACTTCACAGAAGAGCGCCAAAGACCAAACCCATCGGAAACCGCCTCGTCTTTGGTGTGCGGTCTATACCCGAAAATCGTCGGAAGAAGGATTGGATCAAGCCTTCAACTCCCTTGATGCCCAACGGGAGGCGGGCGAAGCGTATGTGAAAAGTCAGGCCCCGGAAGGCTGGTGTCTTTGTACGACACGGTATGATGACGGGGGATATTCTGGCGGAACGCTTGAGCGACCGGGAGTCCAACACTTGCTCACGGATATCCAAGCCAAACGCATTCAGATTGTCGTGGTCTATAAAGTAGATCGCTTGACCCGGTCGTTACGGGACTTTGCCAAACTCGTGGATCTCTTTGATACCCATGGCGTCTCTTTTGCCTCGGTCACGCAGCCCGTGAATACCACCACCTCCACGGGTCGACTCATGCTGAACGTGCTCTTATCATTTGCACAGTTTGAGCGGGAAGTCACGGGAGAACGCATTCGTGACAAGGTCTTGGCCTCAAAGCAAAAAGGATTGTGGATGGGCGGGTTTCCGGCTTTGGGCTATGACATTCAGGAGCGAACGCTTGTGGTAAATGAAGCAGAAGCTGAGGTAGTTCGACATATTTATGAGAAGTATGTGGCCTTAGGGTCTGTGGGGGTATTGAGAAAAGAACTCGAGGCCAAAGGATATCGTTCGAAACGCTATCAATGTCGTGGAGGACAAATCGTCGGGGGAGGAACATTTTCTCGTGGGCATCTGTATCGGATACTTCAGAATCGTTTGTATCGGGGAGAAATCGAACACAAAGGACAGATCTATCCAGGTGCACATCACGCCATCATAGATGAGCGCTTGTGGGAGAAGACCCAGGCCTTGCTGGAAAGCCATCGTCAGGAGTTTCTCACTGATGCGCGGGTGGCTTCCCCATCATTGTTGAAGGGCTTGCTCTATGACGATGTCGGCAATCGGATGAGTCCGAGTCACGGACGCAAAGGGTCACGCCGCTATCATTATTATATAAGCCAGGCCGTACTGCAGTATCGAGAACATGAGGCGGGGAGTGTGGCTCGCTTGCCATCCCACGAGCTTGAGCAACTGGTAAACAATCAGGTGATCGGAACATTGACCAAGGAGGACGGTTCGCAAGAACTGGCGAAGCGACTTGTTCGCATGTCGGATCAGGAACAGTGCCAGGTGTTACGTCGGATTATTCAAAAAGTGGTGGTGAGTCGGAACAAGGTTCGTATCACGCTGAACCTCACCGGTGGACTGTCTCTGCTTGATCTGACACAGGACATTAACAATGAAGAGGATGCGCATCCTCTGCAATTAGAAGTGCCCTTTACACTCGTGCCGCGTGGAGGGAAGCACCACATTCTCGTCAACGGCTCAGGTGATGGTGTCAATGCCAAGCCGAATGCTGTCCTCGTCCGAGCAGTGGTTCGTGGCTATCACTGGCGGGAACAATTGCTCACGGGTTCGAACATTTCTCTCAAACAGTTCGCCAAAGAACAAGCGGTGAAGGCTCGGTACATGATGCGATTGCTCCGGGTCAGTTTTCTTGCGCCGGATATCATTGAGGCGATTCTCAATGGGACGCAACCCGTCACTATGACCTTGGAACGATTTCGCCGGCCCATTCCTCTCGATTGGGCCACACAACGCCAACTCTTTGGATTCCCTCCACGCTAA
- a CDS encoding cation transporter, giving the protein MSDCDCSVKLESREQSRVLWTLLAINASMFVAEIITGIIAESTGLIADSLDMLSDAAVYALGLYAVGKVTGIKIRAALLSEIFQIVLALGVAIEIIRRLIWGSEPEPLYMISVSILALIANILCLALISKHRDGEIHMRASWIFSRNDVIANTGVILGGILVYVLDSRMPDLLIGTLIILVVLRGGLTILSDARYERENMMPRS; this is encoded by the coding sequence ATGTCAGATTGCGATTGTTCGGTAAAACTCGAATCTAGGGAGCAGAGCCGTGTCCTCTGGACTCTTTTGGCAATTAACGCTTCAATGTTCGTTGCAGAGATCATTACGGGAATCATCGCAGAATCAACTGGACTAATTGCGGATTCTCTGGATATGCTGTCGGATGCAGCCGTATACGCTCTCGGCCTTTATGCGGTGGGCAAAGTGACTGGCATAAAGATACGTGCAGCATTATTGAGCGAAATTTTTCAGATCGTATTGGCATTGGGTGTTGCCATAGAGATCATACGCCGCTTGATCTGGGGAAGCGAGCCGGAACCACTCTACATGATCAGTGTCAGCATCCTCGCTTTGATCGCAAATATATTATGCCTAGCCCTAATTTCAAAACACCGGGATGGTGAAATCCATATGCGTGCCAGCTGGATTTTCTCGAGGAACGATGTGATTGCGAATACCGGCGTTATTCTTGGGGGCATCTTGGTATACGTTCTTGATTCTCGAATGCCTGACTTGTTGATCGGCACTCTAATTATCCTGGTCGTTTTGAGAGGAGGTCTTACGATCTTAAGCGATGCTCGCTACGAGCGGGAAAATATGATGCCTCGGTCGTGA
- a CDS encoding DUF5681 domain-containing protein, with amino-acid sequence MNENPEHSIPDYRDSDHDASIEDPSIVDYEVGYKKPPKSTQFQRGQSGNPQGRPKGTKNFKTDLQEELLEQIRVTEGGRTVVLSKQRAMLKRTVELSLKGDIRATSLLIRLISVHLVLDEQEENPTPLSQEDRAILERFFAGRGAREQETSTQQGGRHDVG; translated from the coding sequence ATGAATGAGAATCCTGAACACAGCATTCCTGATTATAGAGATAGTGATCACGATGCCTCGATAGAAGATCCGTCAATAGTAGACTATGAGGTGGGATACAAAAAGCCACCGAAGTCTACGCAATTTCAGAGAGGGCAATCCGGCAACCCGCAAGGCCGTCCCAAGGGCACTAAAAATTTTAAAACAGATCTTCAGGAGGAACTCCTCGAACAGATTCGCGTGACGGAAGGCGGAAGGACCGTGGTGTTGTCGAAACAGCGCGCGATGCTCAAGCGTACGGTCGAGTTGTCCTTGAAAGGCGATATCCGAGCGACCTCCCTGTTAATCCGCTTAATCTCGGTTCATTTGGTGCTGGACGAACAGGAGGAGAACCCTACCCCGTTGAGTCAGGAAGATCGTGCGATTTTAGAGCGATTCTTTGCGGGACGCGGGGCAAGGGAACAGGAGACGTCAACACAACAGGGAGGTCGCCATGATGTCGGATGA